A single Flavobacterium sp. 1 DNA region contains:
- a CDS encoding glycosyltransferase family 2 protein, translating to MQNIPVISICIPANGRIEYVRNTLNSIYSEKNLFECDQNDFEVIVSDNNSSKSLEILLKEFRYSNFKYFYTECEGFMNSYFALTYGNGYFIKLHNSQEIFNPGALLTLISNVKSNLTKKPLMFFTAGLLKKGTICEYDNFNEFNYNLSYLSSWSNGISIWKEDFDLIDASASLNTLFPHTSIFFTQHYKNGFVINDQNLFTTQFIKKRGGHNKFHAFTIEYPSLIENACNKGYIKLDTKNKIFKDILYNYLPLLFFNVKIAKRETFSSEGFQNDIKVYFPKWSYWLVLVFSFLFP from the coding sequence ATGCAAAATATACCTGTAATATCAATATGCATACCTGCGAATGGTAGGATAGAATATGTAAGAAATACATTAAATAGTATTTATAGTGAAAAGAATCTATTTGAGTGTGATCAGAATGACTTTGAAGTAATTGTCTCGGATAATAATTCCAGTAAGTCTTTAGAGATTTTATTAAAAGAGTTCAGGTATTCAAATTTTAAATATTTTTACACCGAATGTGAAGGGTTTATGAATTCCTATTTTGCATTGACTTATGGAAATGGATATTTTATTAAATTGCATAATAGTCAAGAAATTTTTAATCCTGGTGCTTTGTTAACATTAATCAGCAATGTTAAAAGTAATCTAACTAAGAAGCCTCTAATGTTTTTTACAGCTGGCCTACTCAAAAAAGGTACTATTTGTGAATATGACAACTTTAATGAGTTTAATTATAACTTATCCTATTTATCCTCATGGAGTAATGGGATTTCTATATGGAAAGAAGACTTTGATCTTATAGACGCTTCTGCTTCATTAAATACGCTCTTTCCTCATACAAGTATATTTTTTACTCAACATTATAAAAATGGATTTGTTATAAATGATCAGAATCTTTTTACGACACAATTTATTAAAAAAAGAGGGGGACATAATAAATTTCATGCTTTTACTATAGAGTATCCTTCCTTAATTGAAAATGCTTGTAATAAAGGTTATATAAAATTAGACACAAAAAATAAAATATTTAAAGATATTTTATATAACTATCTTCCACTACTTTTTTTTAATGTTAAAATTGCAAAACGAGAAACTTTTAGTTCTGAAGGTTTTCAAAATGATATAAAAGTTTATTTTCCAAAATGGAGCTATTGGCTGGTTTTAGTTTTTAGTTTTTTATTCCCATAA
- a CDS encoding undecaprenyl-phosphate glucose phosphotransferase, with product MSILQKLNNHNFSRYFKLLFVFWDIILLNSAIVLSALCRFGNIEHLFLREVQTISLLGNILWIGLLLHRDSYRIVRVESIESILKRTTKKIVFHAALIAVFVGFLRYPNISSLRLSYFYIFFFCLLMISRYLSMRLLGYIRAKGYNFRNFVIVGANDTGERIRKVLARDLTYGYRFLGFFDEKVDPFAFISSPILGDFDYIEEFLFKKQVDEMYVALHIDNIAVINKLIQICEHHMVRIKFIPDFQLYTKSSKVEISFYENTPVLMFRSEPLEFTVNRLMKKTFDIFFSLGVILLIFPWLFPLLMLIIKIESPGPVFFTQERTGRDNRSFKCLKFRSMRVNNSSNDLQAKKGDSRLTKSGAFIRKTSIDELPQFFNVLWGDMSVVGPRPHMVNHTIQYTGLINHYLVRQYAKPGITGWAQINGYRGETKELIDMENRVDFDIWYIENWSLLLDVKIIIKTVVNIFKGEENAY from the coding sequence ATGTCAATTTTACAGAAATTAAATAACCATAATTTTTCTCGTTATTTCAAACTCTTATTTGTTTTTTGGGATATCATTCTGTTAAACAGTGCTATTGTTCTTTCTGCTTTGTGCAGGTTCGGTAACATAGAACATCTTTTTTTAAGAGAAGTACAAACAATTTCCTTGTTAGGGAATATTCTATGGATTGGATTATTGCTGCATCGTGATTCCTATAGGATTGTAAGGGTTGAGTCAATAGAGTCTATTTTAAAAAGGACTACAAAGAAAATAGTATTTCATGCGGCTTTGATTGCTGTTTTCGTCGGTTTCTTAAGATATCCCAATATTTCAAGTCTGAGATTGTCTTATTTTTATATTTTTTTCTTTTGCCTTCTGATGATTTCAAGATATTTAAGCATGAGGCTTTTAGGATATATAAGAGCTAAGGGTTATAATTTTAGAAACTTTGTTATTGTAGGAGCGAATGATACAGGAGAAAGGATTCGTAAAGTGCTGGCAAGAGACTTGACGTATGGCTATCGGTTTTTAGGTTTTTTTGATGAAAAGGTCGATCCTTTTGCCTTTATATCTTCTCCTATTTTAGGAGATTTTGACTATATTGAAGAGTTTCTTTTTAAGAAGCAAGTTGATGAGATGTATGTTGCATTACATATTGATAATATTGCAGTTATTAATAAATTAATTCAAATTTGTGAGCATCATATGGTGCGGATTAAATTTATACCTGATTTTCAGTTGTATACCAAGTCAAGTAAAGTCGAAATCTCTTTTTATGAGAATACTCCAGTACTAATGTTTCGCAGTGAACCGTTAGAGTTTACTGTAAATCGTCTAATGAAAAAAACCTTTGATATTTTCTTTTCTTTAGGGGTTATTTTATTGATATTTCCTTGGCTTTTTCCTCTTTTGATGCTGATTATAAAGATAGAATCACCTGGTCCAGTTTTCTTTACACAAGAACGCACAGGAAGAGATAACAGATCTTTTAAATGTTTAAAATTCAGAAGCATGAGGGTTAATAATTCTTCTAATGATTTGCAGGCAAAAAAAGGAGACAGCCGCTTGACAAAATCTGGCGCCTTTATTCGTAAAACTAGTATTGATGAACTCCCACAGTTTTTTAATGTGCTTTGGGGAGATATGTCTGTGGTGGGGCCAAGACCACACATGGTTAATCATACAATACAATATACAGGATTAATTAATCATTATTTGGTTCGACAATATGCTAAACCAGGAATTACGGGTTGGGCACAAATAAATGGGTACCGTGGAGAGACAAAAGAACTAATAGATATGGAAAATCGTGTAGATTTTGATATTTGGTATATTGAGAATTGGAGTTTGTTGCTTGACGTAAAAATCATCATAAAAACTGTTGTAAATATATTTAAAGGAGAAGAAAATGCATATTAA
- a CDS encoding DapH/DapD/GlmU-related protein: MIVKLHRKGSKFLNIVINSLNWRWGRFKMKSYGISFGKNLIVQGNLYLKTGINFNAVIGDNCCFKSGRGLNPLSRNIKTSIQIEDGASLIIGNHCGFSSVCLWSHQSIFIGNYVNIGADTIVLDSDAHSLSFLDRRNDELDFKNKVNKPIVIGDDVLIGTRCIILKGVKIGARSIIGSGSIVLHDIPEDCIAAGNPAKVIRRIN, from the coding sequence ATGATAGTCAAACTTCATAGAAAGGGGAGTAAGTTTCTTAATATTGTAATTAATTCCTTAAACTGGAGATGGGGACGTTTTAAAATGAAATCTTATGGTATTTCATTTGGTAAGAACCTCATTGTTCAAGGCAATTTATATTTAAAAACAGGAATTAATTTTAATGCAGTAATAGGTGATAATTGTTGTTTTAAAAGTGGAAGAGGGCTTAACCCCTTAAGTAGAAATATAAAAACTTCAATTCAGATTGAAGATGGAGCATCACTTATTATTGGTAATCATTGTGGATTTAGTTCTGTTTGTTTATGGTCGCACCAATCTATATTTATCGGTAATTATGTAAACATAGGTGCAGATACGATTGTTCTTGATTCAGATGCTCATTCTTTATCATTCCTAGACCGACGTAATGATGAGTTAGATTTTAAAAATAAAGTGAATAAGCCTATTGTCATCGGGGATGATGTACTTATCGGGACTAGATGTATAATTCTTAAGGGTGTAAAAATTGGTGCGCGTTCTATAATTGGGAGTGGAAGTATTGTTTTGCATGATATACCTGAAGACTGTATAGCTGCCGGAAATCCGGCAAAAGTAATAAGACGAATTAATTAA
- a CDS encoding polysaccharide biosynthesis tyrosine autokinase: protein MENNNYSFNDDLENDFDLKAFFDKYLIHWKWFGLGVGVSLIFAFLYLRYTIPLYQASTTILVKDEKKGGMLSELSAFADIGGIAGGMKSNVDNEIEILKSRTLIENTVKKLNLTVSIVFKGKITDNELYKEAPIEVILVNPENHFYKSKMNLNYKELTSDTFELKKEPLDENSKIYSTTNRFHYGELITTRNGQMIINKTKSISKNIKESDRDIIIVISPLEDIADSFRNRLTVNPISKTSSVVEIFIKDPVVEKAEDFLDNLIAIYNSNAATDKNFIAENTSEFINNRLEIITQELDGVEKNVESFKTSNKVTDIESEAKLYVEGSEEYVQKGAETEIQLNVVSSMLGFINKSTSSDLLPANLISGQGDASGLIDSYNTLVLDRNRILKSATPENPSVIKLDQQIASLKANVKASLLRIQSNLTIQKNDLKQSEGILNAKIGKIPVKERQFKVIARQQKVKEELYLYLLQKREETAISLAATEPNARVIDAGKALKTPVSPKKNIIYLVALLLGLLIPFGIIYVIDLLDTKIKSRLDLEGKTMIPFVGDVPSSDSPSEIIKSESRTSSAEALRIIRTNLEFILSKADENSAKTIFLTSTFPKEGKTFVSANLAGTFALSGKKVLLIGMDIRNPRLDEYFALPERGFTNYLSSKDLKLEDLIVKQDGFDNFYILPAGVIPPNPAELLMSNKVDDLFKTLRAQYDYIIVDTAPVSLVTDTLLVAKHADCFIYVARANFLEKRMLNIPNELYKANKLPNMCLLLNDTDSTKGYGYGYGYGVNIKKASWYDKIWRK, encoded by the coding sequence ATGGAAAATAATAATTATAGCTTTAATGACGACTTAGAGAATGATTTTGATTTGAAAGCATTTTTTGACAAGTATTTGATTCACTGGAAATGGTTTGGGTTAGGAGTCGGCGTTAGTTTAATTTTTGCCTTTTTGTATTTAAGATATACAATACCGTTGTATCAGGCTTCGACAACAATTTTAGTAAAAGATGAAAAAAAAGGGGGCATGCTTTCAGAGCTTTCTGCTTTTGCCGATATAGGAGGAATAGCTGGAGGAATGAAAAGCAATGTCGATAATGAAATAGAAATTTTAAAATCAAGAACATTAATAGAAAATACTGTAAAAAAATTAAATCTTACTGTAAGCATAGTTTTTAAGGGAAAGATAACAGATAATGAGCTCTACAAAGAAGCTCCTATTGAAGTAATACTAGTCAATCCTGAGAATCACTTTTACAAAAGTAAAATGAATTTAAATTATAAGGAATTAACTTCAGATACTTTTGAGTTAAAAAAGGAACCGCTTGATGAAAATTCAAAAATATACTCGACTACTAATAGGTTTCATTATGGCGAACTAATAACTACTAGAAATGGGCAAATGATTATTAATAAAACAAAATCAATATCAAAAAATATAAAAGAAAGCGATAGGGATATTATTATAGTAATTAGTCCGCTTGAAGATATAGCTGATAGTTTTAGAAATCGGCTAACAGTGAATCCTATAAGTAAGACTAGTAGTGTTGTAGAAATATTTATAAAAGATCCAGTAGTGGAAAAAGCAGAGGATTTTCTTGATAATTTGATAGCAATTTACAATAGTAATGCTGCGACTGATAAGAATTTTATAGCTGAAAACACTTCTGAATTTATAAATAATAGACTAGAAATTATAACACAGGAACTGGATGGTGTTGAAAAAAATGTCGAAAGCTTTAAAACTTCAAATAAAGTAACAGATATTGAATCAGAAGCTAAGCTTTATGTTGAAGGATCAGAAGAGTATGTTCAAAAGGGAGCAGAAACTGAAATTCAATTGAATGTGGTTTCTTCAATGTTGGGTTTTATTAATAAAAGCACTAGTTCTGATTTGCTTCCTGCTAATCTTATTAGTGGTCAGGGAGATGCAAGTGGCTTAATTGATTCCTATAATACACTAGTATTGGATCGTAACAGGATTCTGAAATCAGCTACTCCAGAGAATCCTTCTGTAATCAAATTAGATCAGCAGATAGCTTCGCTAAAAGCAAATGTAAAGGCTAGTCTGTTAAGAATACAATCCAATTTAACTATTCAAAAGAATGATTTAAAACAAAGTGAGGGTATTTTGAATGCCAAAATTGGAAAGATTCCTGTTAAGGAACGCCAGTTTAAAGTAATTGCGAGACAGCAAAAAGTTAAAGAAGAATTGTATTTGTACTTGTTGCAAAAAAGAGAAGAAACAGCTATTTCGTTAGCGGCAACAGAACCAAATGCACGCGTGATTGATGCAGGTAAAGCCTTGAAAACACCAGTTTCTCCTAAGAAGAACATTATTTATTTAGTTGCTTTATTGTTAGGATTATTAATTCCTTTTGGAATTATTTATGTAATTGATTTATTAGATACCAAAATAAAAAGCAGGTTAGATTTGGAAGGAAAGACCATGATTCCTTTTGTAGGGGATGTTCCTAGTTCTGATTCGCCTTCAGAGATTATAAAATCTGAAAGCCGAACCAGTTCTGCAGAAGCATTGAGAATTATCAGAACTAATCTGGAATTTATATTAAGCAAAGCAGATGAAAATAGTGCTAAAACTATATTTTTGACTTCTACTTTTCCTAAGGAAGGGAAGACCTTTGTGTCAGCTAATCTAGCGGGAACTTTTGCTTTATCTGGCAAAAAAGTATTATTGATTGGAATGGATATCAGAAATCCAAGATTGGATGAATATTTTGCTTTGCCAGAAAGAGGCTTTACTAATTATTTGTCATCGAAAGATTTAAAATTGGAAGATCTAATTGTAAAGCAAGATGGTTTTGATAATTTTTACATTCTTCCTGCTGGGGTAATTCCTCCAAATCCAGCAGAATTATTAATGAGTAATAAGGTAGATGATCTTTTTAAAACTCTCAGAGCACAATATGATTATATTATTGTTGATACTGCTCCTGTAAGTTTAGTAACTGATACTCTGCTGGTAGCTAAACATGCTGATTGTTTTATTTATGTTGCTCGTGCGAACTTTTTGGAAAAACGCATGCTGAATATTCCTAATGAATTGTATAAAGCAAATAAGCTGCCAAATATGTGCTTATTACTAAACGATACTGACTCGACAAAAGGATATGGATATGGATATGGATATGGGGTTAATATTAAAAAAGCCTCATGGTATGATAAAATATGGAGAAAGTAA
- a CDS encoding acyltransferase: protein MIDLMNKMVSKLKGEEFKIDESVPLSYLLYFFIIKFYSLLYGIYSLRKFKMVFVHPSSTIHCSSKIKFGKNFSIGRNCYVNALSKEGLVCGDNVSMGFHTHMDLTGSLKNIAKGIKIGNNVGLGSHGHYGSGVGGLEIGDDTIIGNYVSFHPENHNHSDLSIPIRLQGVSGKGIKVGNNCWIGAKATFLDGAVIGDGCIVAAGAIVKDVFPENVIIAGIPAKIIKHRK, encoded by the coding sequence ATGATTGATTTAATGAATAAAATGGTTTCTAAACTAAAAGGAGAAGAGTTTAAAATAGACGAATCAGTGCCTTTGTCTTATTTACTCTATTTTTTTATAATTAAGTTTTATTCTTTATTATATGGTATTTACTCATTGAGGAAGTTTAAGATGGTTTTTGTACATCCATCTTCTACAATACATTGCAGTTCCAAAATAAAATTCGGAAAAAATTTTTCTATAGGTAGAAATTGTTATGTAAATGCCTTATCAAAAGAAGGGTTGGTTTGTGGAGATAATGTTTCCATGGGGTTTCATACTCATATGGATTTAACAGGAAGTCTTAAAAATATTGCAAAAGGTATTAAAATTGGAAACAATGTTGGACTCGGATCTCACGGTCATTATGGAAGTGGAGTTGGGGGGTTGGAAATAGGTGATGATACCATTATTGGAAATTATGTTAGTTTTCATCCCGAGAATCATAATCATTCAGATTTATCAATCCCGATAAGATTACAAGGAGTTTCTGGTAAGGGAATAAAGGTTGGGAATAACTGCTGGATCGGTGCTAAAGCTACTTTTTTGGATGGAGCCGTAATTGGTGATGGATGCATTGTAGCTGCTGGAGCAATTGTAAAAGATGTTTTTCCTGAAAATGTTATTATAGCTGGTATTCCAGCAAAAATTATAAAGCATAGAAAATAA
- a CDS encoding DUF1972 domain-containing protein, translating into MKIAIMGTRGIPNHYGGFEQCAEYLALGFVKRGFEVVVYNSHNHPYKGKVWKRVQIVHCYDPEYKLGTAGQFIYDLNCILDVRRQNCDIILQLGYTSSSIWGWLMPKKAIITTNMDGLEWKRTKYSEKVKKFLRYAESLGVKYSDHLISDSIGIQNYLKETYNAVSVYIAYGATLFENNDVSVLKNYKLQPNEYDMLIARLEPENSIEIILEGVAKANLSRPFLVIGNHETTYGNYLKNKFSLSPQIQFIGGIYNIDILNNLRYYSNIYFHGHTVGGTNPSLLEAMASNSLICANNNDFNRYILGNDAIYFNDANDITNHLLNIKYSDGSCQSMLIENTKKIKNVYDWELIINQYAEHFADIFKKE; encoded by the coding sequence ATGAAAATAGCAATAATGGGGACAAGAGGAATTCCTAATCATTATGGTGGTTTCGAACAATGTGCGGAGTACCTTGCTTTAGGATTTGTGAAAAGAGGATTTGAAGTTGTCGTTTACAATTCACATAATCATCCATATAAGGGAAAAGTATGGAAAAGAGTTCAGATAGTTCATTGCTATGATCCAGAGTATAAACTGGGCACTGCTGGTCAGTTTATTTATGATTTAAATTGTATTTTGGATGTGAGAAGACAAAATTGTGACATTATATTACAATTGGGTTATACCAGTAGTTCAATTTGGGGATGGTTAATGCCAAAAAAAGCTATAATTACAACTAATATGGACGGTTTAGAGTGGAAGAGAACTAAATACTCTGAAAAAGTAAAAAAGTTTCTACGTTATGCAGAGTCATTAGGAGTTAAATACAGTGATCATCTTATTTCGGATTCTATTGGGATTCAAAATTATTTAAAAGAAACCTACAACGCAGTATCTGTTTATATTGCTTATGGGGCTACACTTTTTGAAAATAATGACGTCAGTGTTCTTAAAAATTATAAGTTGCAACCTAATGAATATGATATGCTTATTGCAAGATTAGAACCTGAGAATAGTATAGAAATTATTTTAGAGGGTGTAGCAAAAGCAAATCTTTCACGTCCTTTTTTAGTAATTGGGAATCATGAAACTACATATGGAAATTATTTAAAAAATAAGTTTTCTTTGTCTCCCCAAATTCAATTTATTGGAGGTATTTACAATATTGATATTTTGAATAACTTACGTTATTATTCTAATATTTATTTTCATGGACATACAGTTGGAGGTACAAATCCATCATTATTAGAAGCGATGGCTTCAAACAGTTTAATTTGTGCAAATAATAATGATTTTAACCGATATATTTTGGGTAATGATGCGATTTATTTTAATGACGCAAATGATATAACCAATCATTTACTGAATATAAAGTATAGTGATGGTAGTTGTCAATCAATGTTAATTGAGAATACAAAAAAAATCAAAAATGTTTATGATTGGGAACTTATTATAAATCAATATGCAGAACATTTTGCAGATATTTTCAAAAAGGAATAA
- a CDS encoding alpha-1,2-fucosyltransferase: MIYVVFCDRLGNNLFQLGAALSLSSEITICVPLENEYELTLKYKDTFFKGFPILNYIPNGISVYEESFYHYSEIPYTIGTNLIIKGYFQSYKYLNRDKVLEQFAVDKVTMEFIQLTYPKILNGGYTSIHVRRGDYLKALHKHPFCGINYYLKAINLIGENENFILVSDDIGWCKNNIKLKNIIYVENTSPIIDLYIQSFCDNNILSNSSFSWWGAYLNNNNNKKIIMPSLWFGYRFKVDVKDLILPSYIVIKNRYSLILFLKSLVQMISEKKYF, encoded by the coding sequence ATGATATACGTAGTTTTTTGTGATAGACTTGGTAACAATCTTTTTCAACTGGGTGCAGCATTATCTTTAAGTTCTGAAATTACAATATGTGTGCCGTTAGAAAATGAGTATGAGTTAACACTTAAATATAAAGATACATTTTTCAAAGGGTTTCCTATTTTAAATTATATTCCTAATGGTATTAGCGTCTATGAAGAATCTTTTTATCATTATAGCGAGATACCTTATACGATTGGTACTAATTTAATAATTAAAGGATATTTTCAGTCTTATAAGTATTTAAATAGAGATAAAGTGTTGGAGCAATTTGCTGTTGACAAAGTTACTATGGAATTTATTCAGTTGACTTATCCAAAAATCTTAAACGGAGGGTATACAAGTATCCATGTAAGGAGAGGTGACTACCTCAAAGCATTGCACAAACATCCATTTTGTGGCATAAATTATTATTTAAAGGCAATTAATTTAATAGGCGAAAACGAGAATTTTATTTTGGTAAGTGATGATATCGGATGGTGTAAGAATAATATAAAATTAAAGAATATTATATATGTTGAGAATACATCTCCCATTATTGATTTATATATTCAATCATTTTGCGACAATAATATTCTTAGCAATAGTTCTTTTAGTTGGTGGGGTGCTTATTTAAATAATAACAATAATAAAAAAATTATTATGCCAAGTTTGTGGTTTGGATATCGATTTAAAGTGGATGTTAAAGATTTAATCTTACCTTCATATATAGTTATTAAAAACAGATATAGCTTGATTTTATTTTTAAAGTCATTAGTTCAAATGATTAGCGAAAAAAAATATTTTTAA
- a CDS encoding glycosyltransferase family 2 protein: MNSNLITIVIATYNAGKYLEICLNSIIPQLNNDIELVIIDGASKDDTIDVIKKHQKYISYWISEKDKGIYDAWNKGIKVATGDWIMFIGADDELLPDAINKYINLLANNDFSSFDYISAQNEYVNEDEKLIKLLGNGADWKLMRKGNSAAHVASLHHKKNLFEKVGFYNLDFKICADYEILLRKKDSLKSYFLQEKIAKMKVGGMSFSVKAIKESYEIRKLHKTIIPLLNNLLFLRDYFAYKLFKIRKFV; encoded by the coding sequence ATGAATAGCAATTTGATAACTATCGTTATAGCTACTTACAATGCGGGTAAGTATCTAGAAATATGTTTAAACAGTATAATTCCCCAATTAAATAATGATATTGAATTAGTCATTATTGATGGAGCTTCAAAAGATGATACAATTGATGTCATAAAAAAACATCAAAAATATATTTCATATTGGATCAGTGAAAAGGATAAAGGTATTTATGATGCTTGGAATAAGGGAATTAAAGTTGCTACTGGTGATTGGATTATGTTTATTGGAGCTGATGATGAACTTTTGCCTGATGCTATTAACAAATACATAAATCTGCTTGCAAATAATGATTTTTCATCGTTTGATTATATTTCGGCTCAAAATGAATATGTAAATGAGGATGAAAAATTGATAAAATTGCTTGGTAATGGAGCAGATTGGAAACTAATGAGAAAAGGCAATTCGGCAGCTCACGTTGCTTCGCTACATCATAAAAAAAATTTATTTGAAAAAGTAGGTTTTTATAATTTGGATTTTAAAATATGTGCCGATTATGAAATATTACTTCGAAAAAAAGATAGCTTAAAAAGTTACTTTTTACAGGAGAAAATTGCCAAAATGAAAGTAGGAGGGATGAGTTTTTCTGTGAAAGCAATCAAAGAATCTTATGAAATCAGAAAGCTCCATAAAACAATTATCCCACTTCTTAATAACCTATTATTTTTAAGAGATTATTTTGCGTACAAACTGTTTAAAATAAGAAAATTTGTATGA
- a CDS encoding polysaccharide biosynthesis/export family protein, whose translation MKLIFSFFIKITGFLSLLFLFYACASKRDVVYYQNIDGIQSQKNANSYEIKIQPDDLLSIIVSAEDPEIAIPFNLRTVSVSNQSKQNTVSARGEETMQLYMVDSNGNIDFPVLGRLKVGGLTRTEILDMFHNKIGVYIKNPIINIRITNFKISVHGEVNSPGTYGVASERITLIEALAMAKDLTIYGKRNNILIIREVDGVKTYNRVDITKADFINSPFYYLAQNDVLYVEPNKNKINGAAVGPNTGVLISITSLIITIITLIVTSTN comes from the coding sequence ATGAAATTGATATTTTCTTTTTTTATAAAGATAACTGGTTTTTTATCATTGTTATTTTTGTTTTATGCTTGTGCTTCAAAACGAGATGTTGTTTATTATCAAAATATTGATGGAATACAATCTCAAAAAAATGCCAATAGTTACGAAATCAAAATTCAGCCCGATGATTTGTTGTCTATTATTGTTTCTGCTGAAGATCCAGAAATTGCTATCCCATTTAATTTGCGTACAGTAAGTGTATCTAATCAAAGTAAGCAAAATACAGTAAGTGCTCGTGGTGAGGAAACTATGCAATTGTATATGGTGGATTCCAATGGCAATATCGATTTTCCCGTTTTGGGAAGATTAAAGGTGGGTGGTTTAACTCGAACAGAGATATTAGATATGTTTCATAATAAGATAGGGGTTTATATTAAAAATCCGATTATTAATATTAGAATCACAAATTTTAAAATTTCTGTACATGGTGAAGTTAATTCACCAGGAACCTATGGAGTAGCTTCTGAAAGGATTACTCTTATTGAAGCTTTAGCTATGGCCAAAGATCTGACAATTTACGGTAAAAGAAATAATATATTAATAATAAGGGAAGTTGATGGAGTTAAAACCTATAACAGAGTCGATATCACAAAGGCAGATTTTATCAACTCCCCTTTTTATTACTTAGCACAAAATGATGTTCTGTATGTAGAACCCAATAAAAATAAGATAAACGGAGCTGCTGTTGGTCCTAATACAGGAGTGCTTATTTCTATTACCTCTTTAATAATTACAATAATTACATTAATTGTCACTTCTACAAACTAA
- a CDS encoding PilN domain-containing protein — MITVLSKIIQINELHVIGIIKKDNEELYHVLTVKKKGNKVTIVSMASFTEFEDLKKNVDPNLPLLLFIDGKGVLNKAIDFNNEADVSWYKNIDLNSIYHISLKGLNIDFISFSRKNIIIDTLSKFKKNNFQIIDIYLGSFISAILINSIKKEVILSNDLLLEFKNSKLHKFVKQTDFTKKENYIIGNETISNIYLPLYATVIDFFIKSKEISKTKIETLNTDEIIYKKAFKYFGISILVGFLISLLISFFLIQYYTSKNTALNIQNIYTDKNYQQTLDLEKQKENKEKILLESGFSSSKFLSFYSYEIIKIVPRDVSLTVLEITPLTKESKANQKLIFDSNTINVKGETFNESSFNTWMESLKKMNWLGNFEIISLKKDKKNKSQFEIKITIKNV; from the coding sequence ATGATTACAGTTCTATCTAAAATAATACAAATTAACGAATTACACGTTATAGGAATCATTAAAAAAGATAATGAAGAGCTTTATCATGTTTTAACAGTTAAAAAAAAGGGAAATAAAGTAACGATTGTTTCTATGGCTTCATTTACAGAATTTGAGGACCTTAAAAAAAATGTAGATCCAAATTTACCGTTACTTTTATTTATTGACGGAAAGGGCGTATTAAACAAGGCTATTGATTTCAACAATGAAGCTGATGTAAGTTGGTATAAAAACATTGATTTAAACTCTATATATCACATAAGCTTAAAAGGCTTAAACATTGATTTTATAAGCTTCAGCAGAAAAAATATTATAATCGATACTCTCTCAAAATTCAAAAAAAATAATTTTCAAATAATTGATATCTATTTAGGGTCATTCATTTCAGCAATATTGATTAATTCAATAAAAAAAGAAGTAATACTTTCAAATGATTTACTATTAGAATTCAAAAATAGCAAACTACATAAATTTGTAAAACAAACTGATTTTACCAAAAAAGAGAATTACATAATTGGAAACGAAACTATCTCTAACATATACTTGCCTTTATATGCTACAGTAATTGATTTTTTTATAAAATCTAAAGAAATTTCAAAAACAAAAATTGAAACATTAAATACAGACGAAATTATATACAAGAAAGCTTTTAAATATTTTGGAATCTCAATACTAGTTGGTTTCTTGATTTCGCTTTTGATAAGTTTCTTTTTAATTCAATATTATACATCCAAAAACACAGCTCTGAATATTCAAAATATATATACCGATAAAAACTATCAGCAAACATTAGATTTAGAAAAACAAAAAGAAAATAAAGAAAAAATACTGTTAGAATCAGGCTTCTCATCTTCAAAATTCCTATCCTTCTATTCTTATGAAATCATTAAAATAGTTCCGCGAGATGTCTCATTAACCGTTTTAGAAATAACTCCCCTAACCAAGGAATCAAAAGCAAACCAAAAATTAATTTTTGACTCTAACACCATAAATGTAAAAGGAGAAACTTTTAATGAATCTTCATTTAACACTTGGATGGAAAGTCTAAAAAAAATGAATTGGTTGGGAAATTTTGAAATTATTAGTTTGAAAAAAGACAAAAAAAACAAATCTCAATTTGAAATAAAAATCACAATAAAAAATGTTTGA